In a single window of the Metopolophium dirhodum isolate CAU chromosome 2, ASM1992520v1, whole genome shotgun sequence genome:
- the LOC132937994 gene encoding uncharacterized protein LOC132937994 isoform X1, which produces MSSPKSSDRKSGRKQSFSHQRSSNEDIYQQDEYDTPNQILDRVKCDHVTVTKPEEDRRRRTIIVEKKNGSYGFMLQSYGIHYKKEQEIEMITYVDHVDYDGPAYRAGMREGDVILSINGVDMEKADHKALVSFIKSCDSRMRMVVLFEDCVRKVDLHMRYIQLQRTLQAKVEELEKVEIKERELMEGKWKTHSLPARKKSSHSSKDTANQNILTENGESSMSRPTLSTEDVAKVQPIYVPKQNFMLAYRPHHFIDQHGRSYYLHQPATAIINGDSSYVGWHSNRSINSSKSCDQQENWAPPDQPVQQRRRSHYVVEVSRRCSTSSDVPNRSQQQQPHCKQHNFTNRASQRSSSQGDNCPRWGCIRTGGGASGRRRNDGGGGHDADDDDDDDNDDDDDDGGSVEAYDLSADGGAACCPGSQCVPTRRHRRRRKSSSARGGRDKSPDCKSESSYCRKGHEKRRNSTRNEVPDEHNPSLQHVTSTSGNHGYSNLVNDRYASDERMCQSTSIGGGGGGGGGRPSQNSLTENSPASYTTSLSTDTLYWDDDPIAAGQPSAASRQHSVKSQSSSTYRRDNCAVKPVKSWDNLTTKAFGGYGFGYEYLDRDQIVNNSAGGGGTGTGQHHMVYLQLKNVKGGQKHHGGHHHHHHHNHQHPQQQHNLQQQQQQHNHHNNNQQRSNHNGHHHHRHNAGGRIRHPTKSTETLLTLPPQYPIAAIESSASCEYLDACSSSSSLAAGGYFAGYVRNDKASQTDCRRYAAQHQQPPPPEVTRL; this is translated from the exons aatcaaATACTCGACCGCGTGAAATGTGATCATGTAACTGTTACAAAACCAGAAGAAGATCGACGGAGAAGGACCATAATTgtcgagaaaaaaaatggaagttATGGCTTTATGCTCCAA agttatgGCATTCACTATAAAAAAGAGCAGGAGATTGAAATGATAACATATGTGGATCACGTAGACTATGATGGACCGGCATATAGAGCCGGGATGAGAGAag GCGACGTAATACTGTCAATAAATGGCGTCGACATGGAAAAGGCTGACCATAAAGCTTTGGTAAGCTTTATAAAAAGCTGTGATTCACGAATGAGAATGGTGGTACTATTTGAAGACTGCGTGCGAAAG GTTGACTTACACATGAGATATATACAACTTCAGCGTACGCTTCAGGCCAAAGTCGAAGAGCTGGAAAAGGTCGAAATCAAAGAGAGAGAGCTCATGGAAGGAAAATGGAAAACGCACAGTTTGCCGGCAAGAAAAAAGTCTAGTCATTCTTCTAAGGACACTGCCAACCAAAATATATTGACTGAAAACG gTGAAAGTTCTATGTCTAGGCCTACATTATCGACTGAAGACGTGGCCAAAGTACAGCCAATTTATGTGcctaaacaaaattttatgttGGCTTATCGACCACACCATTTCATCGATCAGCACGGACGTTCCTATTACTTGCATCAGCCCGCCACTGCCATAATCAATGGAGATTCAAGTTACGTCGGTTGGCACAG CAATCGCTCGATTAACAGCAGTAAAAGCTGCGACCAACAAGAAAACTGGGCGCCTCCGGATCAACCGGTCCAGCAGAGGAGACGATCGCATTACGTGGTGGAAGTCAGCCGACGGTGCAGCACGTCGTCGGACGTGCCGAATCGTTCGCAGCAACAACAGCCGCACTGCAAACAGCACAACTTCACCAACAGAGCATCGCAGCGGTCCTCGTCACAAG GCGATAACTGTCCGCGATGGGGTTGCATACGCACCGGTGGCGGAGCTTCCGGTCGGCGGAGGAACGATGGCGGCGGAGGACATgacgccgacgacgacgacgacgatgacaacgacgacgacgacgacgatggagGCAGCGTGGAGGCGTACGATCTTTCGGCTGACGGCGGGGCGGCCTGCTGCCCGGGATCGCAGTGCGTGCCCACCAGGAGACATCGGCGCAGGCGCAAGTCATCGTCTGCGCGTGGCGGCCGCGACAAAAGCCCAG ACTGTAAATCAGAGAGTTCGTACTGCCGGAAGGGACACGAGAAGCGGCGCAACTCGACCAGGAATGAAGTGCCCGACGAACACAACCCGTCACTACAGCACGTTACCAGTACCAGCGGTAACCACGGTTACTCAAATCTGGTGAACGATCGGTACGCGTCGGACGAGCGGATGTGCCAAAGCACGTCGATCGGCGGGGGaggcggtggtggcggcggccgGCCCTCGCAAAACAGCCTGACGGAGAACAGCCCAGCGTCGTACACGACGTCGCTGAGTACGGACACGCTGTACTGGGACGACGACCCGATAGCCGCGGGTCAGCCGTCAGCCGCGTCCCGACAGCACTCAGTCAAGTCGCAGTCGTCGTCGACGTACCGGCGTGACAACTGCGCCGTCAAGCCGGTCAAGTCGTGGGACAACCTGACCACCAAGGCGTTTGGTGGTTACGGGTTCGGCTACGAGTATTTGGACCGCGACCAGATCGTCAACAACAGCGCCGGCGGAGGCGGCACCGGTACCGGACAGCATCATATGGTGTACCTGCAGCTGAAGAACGTCAAGGGTGGACAGAAACACCACGGTGGTCACCATCATCACCATCACCACAACCATCAACACCCGCAGCAGCAGCACAACCTgcagcaacaacagcagcaacacAACCATCACAACAACAATCAACAACGCTCCAACCACAACGGCCACCATCACCATCGCCACAACGCCGGCGGCAGGATCCGTCACCCGACCAAGTCCACTGAGACGCTCCTCACGCTACCGCCGCAGTACCCGATCGCGGCCATCGAGTCTTCGGCCAGCTGTGAGTATTTGGACGCttgttcgtcgtcgtcgtcgttggcgGCCGGCGGTTACTTCGCGGGATACGTTAGGAACGACAAGGCCAGTCAGACCGACTGCCGGAG
- the LOC132937994 gene encoding uncharacterized protein LOC132937994 isoform X2 has product MSSPKSSDRKSGRKQSFSHQRSSNEDIYQQDEYDTPNQILDRVKCDHVTVTKPEEDRRRRTIIVEKKNGSYGFMLQSYGIHYKKEQEIEMITYVDHVDYDGPAYRAGMREGDVILSINGVDMEKADHKALVSFIKSCDSRMRMVVLFEDCVRKVDLHMRYIQLQRTLQAKVEELEKVEIKERELMEGKWKTHSLPARKKSSHSSKDTANQNILTENGESSMSRPTLSTEDVAKVQPIYVPKQNFMLAYRPHHFIDQHGRSYYLHQPATAIINGDSSYVGWHSNRSINSSKSCDQQENWAPPDQPVQQRRRSHYVVEVSRRCSTSSDVPNRSQQQQPHCKQHNFTNRASQRSSSQDCKSESSYCRKGHEKRRNSTRNEVPDEHNPSLQHVTSTSGNHGYSNLVNDRYASDERMCQSTSIGGGGGGGGGRPSQNSLTENSPASYTTSLSTDTLYWDDDPIAAGQPSAASRQHSVKSQSSSTYRRDNCAVKPVKSWDNLTTKAFGGYGFGYEYLDRDQIVNNSAGGGGTGTGQHHMVYLQLKNVKGGQKHHGGHHHHHHHNHQHPQQQHNLQQQQQQHNHHNNNQQRSNHNGHHHHRHNAGGRIRHPTKSTETLLTLPPQYPIAAIESSASCEYLDACSSSSSLAAGGYFAGYVRNDKASQTDCRRYAAQHQQPPPPEVTRL; this is encoded by the exons aatcaaATACTCGACCGCGTGAAATGTGATCATGTAACTGTTACAAAACCAGAAGAAGATCGACGGAGAAGGACCATAATTgtcgagaaaaaaaatggaagttATGGCTTTATGCTCCAA agttatgGCATTCACTATAAAAAAGAGCAGGAGATTGAAATGATAACATATGTGGATCACGTAGACTATGATGGACCGGCATATAGAGCCGGGATGAGAGAag GCGACGTAATACTGTCAATAAATGGCGTCGACATGGAAAAGGCTGACCATAAAGCTTTGGTAAGCTTTATAAAAAGCTGTGATTCACGAATGAGAATGGTGGTACTATTTGAAGACTGCGTGCGAAAG GTTGACTTACACATGAGATATATACAACTTCAGCGTACGCTTCAGGCCAAAGTCGAAGAGCTGGAAAAGGTCGAAATCAAAGAGAGAGAGCTCATGGAAGGAAAATGGAAAACGCACAGTTTGCCGGCAAGAAAAAAGTCTAGTCATTCTTCTAAGGACACTGCCAACCAAAATATATTGACTGAAAACG gTGAAAGTTCTATGTCTAGGCCTACATTATCGACTGAAGACGTGGCCAAAGTACAGCCAATTTATGTGcctaaacaaaattttatgttGGCTTATCGACCACACCATTTCATCGATCAGCACGGACGTTCCTATTACTTGCATCAGCCCGCCACTGCCATAATCAATGGAGATTCAAGTTACGTCGGTTGGCACAG CAATCGCTCGATTAACAGCAGTAAAAGCTGCGACCAACAAGAAAACTGGGCGCCTCCGGATCAACCGGTCCAGCAGAGGAGACGATCGCATTACGTGGTGGAAGTCAGCCGACGGTGCAGCACGTCGTCGGACGTGCCGAATCGTTCGCAGCAACAACAGCCGCACTGCAAACAGCACAACTTCACCAACAGAGCATCGCAGCGGTCCTCGTCACAAG ACTGTAAATCAGAGAGTTCGTACTGCCGGAAGGGACACGAGAAGCGGCGCAACTCGACCAGGAATGAAGTGCCCGACGAACACAACCCGTCACTACAGCACGTTACCAGTACCAGCGGTAACCACGGTTACTCAAATCTGGTGAACGATCGGTACGCGTCGGACGAGCGGATGTGCCAAAGCACGTCGATCGGCGGGGGaggcggtggtggcggcggccgGCCCTCGCAAAACAGCCTGACGGAGAACAGCCCAGCGTCGTACACGACGTCGCTGAGTACGGACACGCTGTACTGGGACGACGACCCGATAGCCGCGGGTCAGCCGTCAGCCGCGTCCCGACAGCACTCAGTCAAGTCGCAGTCGTCGTCGACGTACCGGCGTGACAACTGCGCCGTCAAGCCGGTCAAGTCGTGGGACAACCTGACCACCAAGGCGTTTGGTGGTTACGGGTTCGGCTACGAGTATTTGGACCGCGACCAGATCGTCAACAACAGCGCCGGCGGAGGCGGCACCGGTACCGGACAGCATCATATGGTGTACCTGCAGCTGAAGAACGTCAAGGGTGGACAGAAACACCACGGTGGTCACCATCATCACCATCACCACAACCATCAACACCCGCAGCAGCAGCACAACCTgcagcaacaacagcagcaacacAACCATCACAACAACAATCAACAACGCTCCAACCACAACGGCCACCATCACCATCGCCACAACGCCGGCGGCAGGATCCGTCACCCGACCAAGTCCACTGAGACGCTCCTCACGCTACCGCCGCAGTACCCGATCGCGGCCATCGAGTCTTCGGCCAGCTGTGAGTATTTGGACGCttgttcgtcgtcgtcgtcgttggcgGCCGGCGGTTACTTCGCGGGATACGTTAGGAACGACAAGGCCAGTCAGACCGACTGCCGGAG